The genomic window ACTGGGTGCCGTATTCGGATGGTCTATCCCAACCAATGTAATCATTACCCTGTTGATCACGGGAGGATTTTGGTATTACACCAGGAGTTTCGGCCGTCCTTTGTTTATTATTCTACTATTGGTGATGATTCCACTGGCTACTACAGAATTGGGTACTGATAGTTGGATTACAGATTTGATGACGCCCGAAATGACCAAAATCGGACTTCAAGCTGGTTGGGTACTCGTTTATACCTCAGCAATCATGTTTGTATTGAGGTTTTTTGCAGGCCCACTCGTGCATAAAATTTCCTCATTGGGCTTGTTGTCATTATGCTCCGGAGTTGCTGTAATTGGCTTATATATGCTTTCTGCATCTACCGGAATTATGATACTCGTGGCTGCAACCATTTACGGATTAGCTAAATCTTTTTTTTGGCCTACCATGTTGGGGCTCGTTTCGGAACAGTTTCCTAAAGGGGGGGCGCTGACACTAAATATTACCGGCGGACTAGGAATGATTGCTGCAGGGGTAATCGGTGCAGGGATTCTTGGTTTTATCCAGGATAAATCTGTAGATAGGAAAATTGCACAATATGATGTGGTAAACAACACGGTTATCCATAATACCTATGTAACAGAAAAGAAAACCAGTTTATTTGGCGACTACGAAGGGCTGGACCAAACTAAGCTTTCAGGAGCTAGTGTTAAAGATCAGCAGACCGTAACTGCCATACGCGATGGCGCAAAGAAAGAAGCCCTTCGCTACATTGTCATCTTTCCGTTCATCATGTTAGGCAGCTATCTTTTGCTCATGCTGTATTTTAAGTCAAAAGGAGGGTACAAAGTTGTGCTGTTAGAAAATCGAACGACACAGGAGAATTAAATATGTCAGTAAATATAAAATATGGAGCAAGTACATGGTTGTGGACTTCTCCATTCCAAACCTCATCTGTCGAAGAGCTATTTTCTAAAATTTCGGAGCTTGGATTTGATGCGGTAGAGATTGCTGTCGAAGATCCGTCCCTGGTTGACGTAGAAACGGTACGTTCAGCGCTTCAAAAATATAAGTTAAAGGCGGTTGTTTGTGGTGCTTTTAGCGCTAGCCGTGATCTGACCAGTGAAGATCCTGATGTTCGGCAAAACTGTTTTAAGTATATTGAAACCTGTCTGGATTTATGTGTGTCGTGGGGTGTTTCCATTTTTGCAGGGCCAATGTATTCTGCCGTAGGCAAAGCCAGGATGGTGCCGCCAGAACAACGTGAAAAGGAATGGCAATTAGCAGTTTTCAACCTGCGGATTGCTGCTGAAATGGCTGAGTCTAGGGGGGTACGTTTAGCTATAGAACCTCTTAACCGATTTGAGTCGGATTTGGTAAACACTGCCGAAGATGTAGTGCGCCTGGTAAAGGATATTAACCATCCTTCAGCTGGAATATTGCTCGACGGATTTCATATGGCCATAGAGGAAAGGAATATAGAAACTGCAATTAGGTTGGCTGGTGATCAGCTGCTACACCTGCAGGTCTCAGAGAATTACAGGGGATCACCTGGTACAGGACAAACACCATGGGATTCCTATAAGGCAGGACTAGAAGCTATAAACTATCAGGGGATAGTCTCGATAGAAAGTTTTACACCAGCAAATCAGGATTTGGCGGCAGCCGTATGTATCTGGCGTCCATTTGCTGATAGTCAGGATGATTTTGCCAGAGAAGGACTTGAATTTTTAAAATCACATTTCAATAAATAATGGAGCAAAGAAAAATAAACATTGCCATAGTAGGCCTCGGTTTCGGTGCAGAGTTCATACCGATTTATAAGAAACATCCCAATGCTAACATGTATGCCATTTGTCAAAGAGATGCTGAGAAACTTAACAATATCGGGGATGCCTTTGGGATTGCTAAAAGGTATACCGACTTTGACGAATTACTGAAAGATCCGGATGTAGATGCGGTGCACATCAACACGCCGATCCAAAATCATGCTGAGCAGTCGTTAAAAGCACTTAGGGCAGGTAAGCATGTAGCTTGTACAGTTCCTATGGCTACCAGTGTGGAGGAGTGCAGGCAAATTGTTGCAGCGGTTCAGGAGACTGGATTAACGTATATGATGATGGAAACGGTGATCTACAGCCGTGAATTTTTATTTGTAAAGGAGCTTTATGAAAGAGGTGAGCTAGGAAAACTACAATTTTTACGGGCTTCACATCAGCAGGAAATGGCTGGGTGGCCGGGTTATTGGGAAGGTTTGCCTCCAATGCATTATGCTACACACTGTGTTGCCCCTGTTCTGGCTTTGGCCAAAGCCGATGCCGAGTATATATCTTGTTTTGGTTCAGGAACAATCGATGCACATCTAATCCCTAAATATGGATCCCCATTTGCTGTAGAAAGCTGCCATATTAAATTTAAAGATTCAGATCTGGCCGCTGAAGTTACCAGGTCATTGTTCAATACAGCAAGACAATATAGGGAGAGTTTTGATGTTTATGCATCGAAAAAGAGCTTCGAATGGACGCTGATAGAGCACGAGCATTCCGTGATTCATACCGGTGAAACGCCTCAAAAAGTAGCTATTCCGGATTATGCGCATTTGCTTCCGGAAGAGATACAGCACTTTACTACTGGTGGCGTGTACGATGGAGAGAATAACCAACACTTGTCATTTATTCAGGGGGCTGGTCATGGTGGCTCTCACCCTCATCTGGTACATGAGTTCATCTCTGCATTGATCCAGGAACGGGCACCTTTCCCTGATGCAAGACAATCGGCAAATATTACCTGTGTAGGTATCCTTGCCCACGAAAGTGCGATGGAAGGCGGTCAGAAAATAAAACTCCCAGACTTCACAATCTCTTAAATAGGAACTTATTTAAAATGGGGTTTAGACAGCCGTTCGTAAAAATGGGAACTGTCTAACCCCTTCTTAATTGATTAGGTGTGTCATAATTTTGGTTGACGCACCTCGTATATGCGTTATTTGTGAAAAAGCCGCTAAATGTCAAAAAAAAATCATGCAATTATTTATTTGTAGGATTTTAGTGTTTTTTGTGATTTCTAATATTGATTCAAGTGCAGCCAAAAGAAGTCGAGCCTTTCTTTTAATTGATTTGTACTACTACAGACTTATTTAGGAATAGCTACAGGTATGCCCATTCAATGATTTGTTTAATGGTTTTCTTTATTTCGGCCTGTGCTTCCTCTTTTCTGATATCAACTCCACAGATCAGGCCATTATTCGTATGAGCAATCATGGTAATGTAATATATACCCCCCACTAAAAGGGCTGCAACCGGCCTGATGTTTTTGTCTTTGCCTTTAAAGTATTCGTCAGTCAGTTCACTAAAAAACTGCTCTCCCAGAGATTCACGTCTCTCATTCAACTCCTCTAATACTTTTGAACTTTCGCACACTCCCCAACTGATGATCTTTCGCATTTCTTCATTAGCAATTAATGAATCGAGCTGATCTTCCAATAAATGATACAACATCTCTCTGCCCTGATCGTTTCTGTTTTGCTCGATTATTTCTTTTGACTGATCGATGTTTGCAGTATAAAAATCGCTGTTGTTCAGGTATTCCTTTACCAGGCCTTCCATACTGCCGAAATAATCATAAACCAATTTCCGGTCTACTTCGGCATTTAATGCTACTTTGCTAACGTTTAAGCCGGTAAAACCGTCATTTTTTAAGATTTTACCAACAGCGGCCAGAAGTTTTTGTTTTGTCCATTCTTTATTTCTGATGGGGCCGCTTGTAGGTTTTCTTGTCATTCGGGGGGATGGGTTACAACAATTTCTTGATCTGGAGATTATCCAAATATATATAATGCAGCGCTAATTGTTCCATCTTTTTCAACAGCGTACATTTAAACGGCACTATTTTGCTGCATTGCTTTTTAATAATTTGTTAATTTATCCCTTTCAGCAAATAAATAAAGCCACTAAATATTTTTGGCCTTTACCTCTTGCAGCACATTTTTTATTACTGTTTTGATTTTTGGAAGAAGACCGCTGTCGCTGCGTTTTTCTGAAAGTAAAGTGCTGATGAGACGAGTGATTTCCTGGATCGAAAATGGTTTTTCCAATATCGCATCGCAACCATAATCAGACAATGAAAATAGTATTTTAGTATAGGCAGAAATAATGATGATGGGGATGTACTCAAATCCATCGATAGCGCGGATGGCACTACAAAGCTCTCCTCCGTTCCATTCGGGCAACATGTAGTCCAAAATGATCAGATCCGGATGGTAATGCTCAATTTGTTTAACCGCTTTCTCCGGATCATGGCAGCCCTGGCATTGATAACCGTACAGCTCAAGAATTTCTTGCAGTGTTTCCAATAACACCAGGTCGTCCTCCACTATAAATATTTTTTTTGTTTCCATAGTCTTCTCCTTGTTAACATCAGATATTTTTTGAAAATCCTTCAATCACCGTCCGGATAGGTGCTGATGTCCTCCAAAAAGTTCATCTTTTTTTTGCCTATTGCAATGGCTTAATTTCCAGGTCATCGAGTTGCGCGATCCGAAAGATTTCTTTCGAAATAATCGCTACGTTTTCCTTTAGTTGCTCCAGGTTACAGGATATTGTTCCTAATGGTACCGGAAGGTCCGCAATTTCTTGGATAAGTTCCATCTGGATCATGCAGGCACCTAAAGGCTCCTTTTTTCCTTTGAGCATGTTAAAGGTTTCAAGTGCAGCGTCCCGGTCTGTTCCAAGCGTAAATTTTCCATAGGTAATTTTGGTGCCCTTTAAATGAAGCACCACTATTATTGCTAACGTAGATTCCATTTCGTTTAGGTTTTATTTTTCTATGATCCGTATACTTCTGGATTAAAAAAAAATGCCGCTTAGTGCGGCATTTTCAAATTTATTAGCGAATCTCGATCTGTCTTGAAACTGCCTTTGCTTCCTCTTTTTTTGGA from Flavobacterium sp. W4I14 includes these protein-coding regions:
- a CDS encoding MFS family permease (product_source=COG0477; cath_funfam=1.20.1250.20; cog=COG0477; pfam=PF07690; superfamily=103473; transmembrane_helix_parts=Inside_1_18,TMhelix_19_41,Outside_42_55,TMhelix_56_75,Inside_76_86,TMhelix_87_109,Outside_110_112,TMhelix_113_135,Inside_136_141,TMhelix_142_164,Outside_165_173,TMhelix_174_191,Inside_192_211,TMhelix_212_231,Outside_232_235,TMhelix_236_253,Inside_254_259,TMhelix_260_279,Outside_280_293,TMhelix_294_316,Inside_317_336,TMhelix_337_359,Outside_360_384,TMhelix_385_407,Inside_408_472,TMhelix_473_495,Outside_496_514), coding for MSKLSAENPGAQPAPDMKLFYACFISLVTTAFGFILRALILPQWGIDFNLTQTQLGEIAGVGLWPFAISIVLFSLVIDKIGYKTAMIFAVVCHISSAFLTIFANGYWMLYLGSFIVAIGNGTVEAVANPVVATMFPKQKIKWLSILHAGWAGGLVLGGVMALTLGVETRWEYKIALILIPTLIYGIMILGRKFPLNERVQAGVSYKEMLQEVGAGGALIIVTLIIFQLGAVFGWSIPTNVIITLLITGGFWYYTRSFGRPLFIILLLVMIPLATTELGTDSWITDLMTPEMTKIGLQAGWVLVYTSAIMFVLRFFAGPLVHKISSLGLLSLCSGVAVIGLYMLSASTGIMILVAATIYGLAKSFFWPTMLGLVSEQFPKGGALTLNITGGLGMIAAGVIGAGILGFIQDKSVDRKIAQYDVVNNTVIHNTYVTEKKTSLFGDYEGLDQTKLSGASVKDQQTVTAIRDGAKKEALRYIVIFPFIMLGSYLLLMLYFKSKGGYKVVLLENRTTQEN
- a CDS encoding D-psicose/D-tagatose/L-ribulose 3-epimerase (product_source=KO:K18910; cath_funfam=3.20.20.150; cog=COG1082; ko=KO:K18910; pfam=PF01261; superfamily=51658); translation: MSVNIKYGASTWLWTSPFQTSSVEELFSKISELGFDAVEIAVEDPSLVDVETVRSALQKYKLKAVVCGAFSASRDLTSEDPDVRQNCFKYIETCLDLCVSWGVSIFAGPMYSAVGKARMVPPEQREKEWQLAVFNLRIAAEMAESRGVRLAIEPLNRFESDLVNTAEDVVRLVKDINHPSAGILLDGFHMAIEERNIETAIRLAGDQLLHLQVSENYRGSPGTGQTPWDSYKAGLEAINYQGIVSIESFTPANQDLAAAVCIWRPFADSQDDFAREGLEFLKSHFNK
- a CDS encoding putative dehydrogenase (product_source=COG0673; cath_funfam=3.40.50.720; cog=COG0673; pfam=PF01408; superfamily=51735); protein product: MEQRKINIAIVGLGFGAEFIPIYKKHPNANMYAICQRDAEKLNNIGDAFGIAKRYTDFDELLKDPDVDAVHINTPIQNHAEQSLKALRAGKHVACTVPMATSVEECRQIVAAVQETGLTYMMMETVIYSREFLFVKELYERGELGKLQFLRASHQQEMAGWPGYWEGLPPMHYATHCVAPVLALAKADAEYISCFGSGTIDAHLIPKYGSPFAVESCHIKFKDSDLAAEVTRSLFNTARQYRESFDVYASKKSFEWTLIEHEHSVIHTGETPQKVAIPDYAHLLPEEIQHFTTGGVYDGENNQHLSFIQGAGHGGSHPHLVHEFISALIQERAPFPDARQSANITCVGILAHESAMEGGQKIKLPDFTIS
- a CDS encoding AcrR family transcriptional regulator (product_source=COG1309; cath_funfam=1.10.10.60; cog=COG1309; pfam=PF00440; superfamily=46689), which produces MTRKPTSGPIRNKEWTKQKLLAAVGKILKNDGFTGLNVSKVALNAEVDRKLVYDYFGSMEGLVKEYLNNSDFYTANIDQSKEIIEQNRNDQGREMLYHLLEDQLDSLIANEEMRKIISWGVCESSKVLEELNERRESLGEQFFSELTDEYFKGKDKNIRPVAALLVGGIYYITMIAHTNNGLICGVDIRKEEAQAEIKKTIKQIIEWAYL
- a CDS encoding two-component system response regulator VicR (product_source=KO:K07668; cath_funfam=3.40.50.2300; cog=COG0745; ko=KO:K07668; pfam=PF00072; smart=SM00448; superfamily=52172), with protein sequence METKKIFIVEDDLVLLETLQEILELYGYQCQGCHDPEKAVKQIEHYHPDLIILDYMLPEWNGGELCSAIRAIDGFEYIPIIIISAYTKILFSLSDYGCDAILEKPFSIQEITRLISTLLSEKRSDSGLLPKIKTVIKNVLQEVKAKNI
- a CDS encoding hypothetical protein (product_source=Hypo-rule applied; superfamily=56808); this encodes MESTLAIIVVLHLKGTKITYGKFTLGTDRDAALETFNMLKGKKEPLGACMIQMELIQEIADLPVPLGTISCNLEQLKENVAIISKEIFRIAQLDDLEIKPLQ